A portion of the Gorilla gorilla gorilla isolate KB3781 chromosome X, NHGRI_mGorGor1-v2.1_pri, whole genome shotgun sequence genome contains these proteins:
- the APLN gene encoding apelin: protein MNLRLCVQALLLLWLSLTAVCGGSLMPLPDGNGLEEGNVRHLVQPRGSRNGPGPWQGGRRKFRRQRPRLSHKGPMPF, encoded by the exons ATGAATCTGCGGCTCTGCGTGCAGGCGCTCCTGCTGCTCTGGCTCTCCTTGACCGCGGTGTGTGGAG GGTCCCTGATGCCGCTTCCCGATGGGAATGGGCTGGAAGAGGGCAATGTCCGCCACCTAGTGCAGCCCAGAGGGTCGAGGAATGGGCCAGGGCCCTGGCAGGGAGGTCGGAGGAAATTCCGCCGCCAGCGGCCCCGCCTCTCCCATAAGGGACCCATGCCTTTCTGA